In Lathyrus oleraceus cultivar Zhongwan6 unplaced genomic scaffold, CAAS_Psat_ZW6_1.0 chrUn0542, whole genome shotgun sequence, a genomic segment contains:
- the LOC127114519 gene encoding uncharacterized protein LOC127114519: MSDSLVRVSRRVEWGAHRPTPGARKCRSTPNQRALPSTIVMMTSPRAFQQPRLGPPSQSASVNVSSRLADRHKPFHIRPRHIAGPHPLPSRQFQALFDSLFKVLFIFPSRYLFAIGLSPIFSLGRNLPPDWGCIPKQPDSPTAPRGATGSEHNGALTLSGAPFQGTWARSAAEDASPDYNSNAEGDRFSWWAYPGSLAVTKGILVSFFSSAY; the protein is encoded by the coding sequence ATGTCAGACTCCTTGGTCCGTGTTTCAAGACGGGTCGAATGGGGAGCCCACAGGCCGACGCCAGGAGCGCGCAAGTGCCGAAGCACGCCGAATCAGCGCGCGCTGCCGTCCACAATCGTGATGATGACGTCTCCGCGAGCATTTCAACAACCCAGGCTTGGGCCACCATCACAATCCGCGTCGGTCAATGTCTCGAGTCGATTGGCGGACCGGCACAAACCGTTCCACATCCGACCGAGACACATCGCCGGCCCCCATCCGCTTCCCTCCCGACAATTTCAAGCACTCTTTGACTCTCTTTTCAAAGTCCTTTTCATCTTTCCCTCGCGGTACTTGTTCGCTATCGGTCTCTCGCCAATATTTAGCCTTGGACGGAATTTACCGCCCGATTGGGGCTGCATTCCCAAACAACCCGACTCGCCGACAGCGCCTCGTGGTGCGACAGGGTCCGAGCACAACGGGGCTCTCACCCTCTCCGGCGCCCCCTTCCAGGGGACTTGGGCCCGGTCCGCCGCTGAGGACGCTTCTCCAGACTACAATTCGAACGCCGAGGGCGATCGATTCTCATGGTGGGCTTATCCCGGTTCGCTCGCCGTTACTAAGGGAATCCTTGTTAGTTTCTTTTCCTCCGCTTATTGA